In a genomic window of Pelecanus crispus isolate bPelCri1 chromosome 1, bPelCri1.pri, whole genome shotgun sequence:
- the ARSA gene encoding arylsulfatase A: MGPRGRGLPWALVLLGLRGAAGAPPSFVLLLADDLGFGDLGSYGHPSSATPNLDRMASRGLRFTNFYSSSPVCSPSRAALLTGRFQMRSGVYPGVFNPDSRGGLPLSEVTIAEVLKAEGYATAMVGKWHLGLGINGSFLPIHQGFDHFLGVPYSHDQGPCQNLTCFPPDIKCFGTCDQGLVPVPLLWNQSIVQQPVSFPDLVPLYNKFSRDFIADCAKRGLPFLLYYASHHTHYPQFASQDYAGQSRRGPFGDALLEFDGSVGQLLQALQENGLANTTLVFFTSDNGPSTMRMARGGSSGLLKCGKGTTYEGGMREPAVAYWPGHITPGVTHELASTLDILTTLTTLAGAALPKVALDGYDLSPVLFGSGKSPRQTMFFYPPSPDPLHGPFAVRLGKYKAHYFTQGSFHSDTTPDQACHGLTPLTPHVPPLLFDLESDPAENYDLLQSSAGPEVLQVLKEIKLQKVLFEQRMGFGESQIRKGRDPALQPCCIPSCTPKPSCCHCS; encoded by the exons atggggccgcggggccggggcctgccgtgggccctggtgctgctgggcttgcgcggggcggccggcgcccCCCCCAGCTTCGTCCTGTTGCTGGCGGACGACTTGGGCTTCGGGGACCTGGGGAGCTATGGGCACCCTTCTTCTGCCACGCCCAACCTGGATCGGATGGCTTCCCGAGGGCTGCGGTTCACCAACTTCTACAGCAGCTCCCCAGTGTGCAGCCCGTCCCG GGCAGCCCTGCTGACTGGCCGCTTCCAGATGCGCTCCGGGGTTTACCCCGGTGTGTTCAACCCAGACTCGCGGGGAGGCCTGCCGCTGTCTGAGGTCACCATTGCAGAGGTGCTGAAGGCTGAGGGCTATGCCACAGCCATGGTTGGCAAGTGGCACCTTGGCCTGGGGATTAATGGCTCCTTCCTGCCCATCCACCAGGGCTTTGACCATTTCCTGGGAGTGCCCTACTCCCATGACCAG GGCCCCTGCCAGAATCTCACCTGCTTCCCACCCGACATCAAGTGTTTTGGGACTTGTGACCAAGGCTTAGTGCCAGTCCCGCTGCTCTGGAACCAGAGCATCGTGCAGCAGCCGGTCTCCTTCCCTGATCTGGTGCCCCTCTACAACAAATTCTCCCGGGACTTCATCGCTGACTGTGCCAAACGAGGCCTCCCCTTCCTGCTCTACTATGCCTCCCAT CATACACACTACCCTCAATTTGCAAGCCAGGACTATGCTGGGCAGTCACGGCGTGGGCCGTTTGGTGATGCACTCTTGGAGTTTGACGGCTCAGTGggacagctgctgcaggcactgcaggaaAATGGTCTTGCAAACACGACCTTGGTGTTTTTCACCTCTGACAATGG CCCTTCCACCATGCGGATGGCACGTGGAGGCAGCTCTGGCCTTCTGAAGTGTGGGAAGGGCACAACATACGAAGGTGGCATGCGGGAACCGGCAGTGGCTTATTGGCCAGGCCATATCACTCCAG GAGTGACGCATGAGCTGGCAAGCACTCTGGACATCCTGACAACCCTGACAAccctggctggagcagctcttcCCAAAGTTGCCCTGGATGGCTATGACCTGAGTCCGGTGCTGTTTGGGTCAGGGAAG AGTCCCCGTCAGACGATGTTCTTCTACCCGCCATCCCCTGATCCACTGCACGGCCCCTTTGCTGTCAGGCTTGGGAAGTACAAGGCCCATTACTTCACACAAG GTTCCTTTCATAGTGATACGACCCCAGACCAGGCCTGCCACGGGCTGACCCCGCTGACCCCTCACGTGCCCCCGCTGCTCTTTGACCTGGAGTCAGACCCAGCTGAGAACTATgatctgctgcagagcagtgcaggtCCAGAGGTTCTACAAGTCCTGAAGGAGATCAAACTGCAGAAAGTTCTTTTTGAACAGCGCATGGGGTTTGGGGAAAGCCAGATCAGGAAGGGCAGGgatcctgccctgcagccctgctgcataCCAAGCTGCACTCCTAAGccttcctgctgccactgctcctAG